ACAACACAAATACCAAGGGGCTGGCGTGCCTCACCACCTGCGCCTATTCCCAGGGCGATAGGAAGGGTGCCGAAGAGCGCCGCCATCGTGGTCATCATAATCGGCCTAAAGCGTATTTGGCAGGCTTTAAATATTGATTCCTCAGCGGTAAGCCCCTCATTTCTCTCTGCATCAAGGGCAAAGTCAACCATCATAATCCCGTTTTTCTTAACTATTCCTATAAGCATAATCATACCGACGTAGGCGTACATGTCAAGCTCCTTGTTAAACATCCACAAGGCAAACAGGGAACCAAAACCGGCAAGAGGCAGAGCTGTCAGTATTGTAAGAGGATGAAAAAAACTTTCATAAAGCATTCCCAAAACAAGATATATAATTACCACCGTAACTATGAGTAAAAACCCCATACTTGAAAATGATTTTTTAAAAGCCTGCGCAGAGCCCTGGAAACCTGTGGTAATCGTGGCAGGCAGGGTCTCTTTGGCAAGTTTGTTTATATCTTCCATAGCCGAACCTATGGAGTAGCCCGGTTTAAGATTAAACGACACGGTGGCCGCAGGCACCTGCCCAATGTGATTTATGCTAAGCGGTGAGACTGTGTGTCGAATTTGGGCCACTGTTGACAGTGGTACCAGTTTACCGTTAGAAGACTTAATATAAAGCAGGGAAAGGAGCTCGGGAGATTGTTGATACTCAGGGGCAAGCTCCAATATAACATAGTACTGGTTTGTAGTGGTGTACATTGTTGAGACCTGCCTGTCACTATAAGCGCTATAAAAAGCATCCTGAATCTGTTTAAGCGTAAGCCCCAGCTTTGAGGCCTTGTCTCTGTCAATAATTACTTCTATGGCTGGTTTTCTCATCTGGAGGTCAGACCTGACGTCAGTCAGGGCAGGCAGCTTCCTGAGATTTTCCTCTGTTTGGCTGCCGTATTTAAATAATTCATCTATATCTGTGGTTTGCAAAGTGTACTGCCATTGGGCACTGGTAATCCTTGCCCCGATAGTTATAAGCGGCGGGTTTACTAAAGAGACGATGAGGCCAGGTACCTGATTGAGTTTGGGCCTCAGGCGATTGATGATTTCGTCAACTGAACTTTTACGCTCCTCCTTGTCCTTAAGTCCGACAAATATAATACCTCCGGTATCTCCAGGAAAGCCGGCGGCAGATGCCCCTTTAGCTTCTTTAATATCAGGGTCCTCTAAAATCAGTTTAATTAGCGCCTCCTGATGCTTCACCATATTCTCAAAAGAAATACTGTCTGAGGCTATGGAAAAGACTCTGAAAAAGTTTTGATCCTGAGTCGGAATAAACCCCTTGGGAACAGCTTGTGCCAGATAGACGGTACCAAAGACAATAAAGACTAAAAATATAAGAGTATATTTCCGGTGATAGATAACCCACTTTAACGTGTGGGAATAGAAGTCAATCATGCGCTTAAAAAACGCCTCCGAGTACTGGTAAAGACGGCCATGTGTGTGAGTAATAGCTCCCATAAAGCGGCTTCCCATAACAGGGGTAAGCGTCAGGGAAACAAGCCCGGAAAAAAGTATGGCTGATGTAATGCACACGGAAAACTCCCTGAAAAGGCGGCCTATAATGCCTCCCATAAACATAATGGGAATGAACACCACAACCAGGGAAATTGTCATCGAGAGAATTGTAAAACCGATTTCTTTGGAGCCGTTGAGGGAGGCGGTCATAGGGTCCTCACCCATCTCCATTCGCCGTACAATGTTTTCAAGCACTACGATGGCGTCATCAACCACAAATCCAACAGCAAGAGTGAGGGACATAAGGGACAAATTATTTAGAGAGTAGCCCATCAAATCCATCACGGCAAATGTCCCGATAAGGGACAGTGGAACGCTCAGGCTCGGAATTAGAGTCGGTCTTACGGCTCTTATAAAAAGAAATATGACAACAATGACTAAAAAAATCGTAAGAAGCAGAGTAAACTGAACATCATCGATAGATTCTTTTATAAATAGTGACTGGTCATAGAAAATGGCCATATCCATAGAGGCCGGCATGGAGGCCTTAAGTACCGGCATGAGGGATTTTATCTTATTGGCAAGCTCCACGGTGTTTGTCCCGGGCTGTCTGTTTACAAGAAGAAATATCCCGCGTTTTGCCTGTCCGTTAGCAAAAAACCAAGCTCTCTGTTTTTTATATTCAACGCCGTCAACGGCCTGCCCTATGTCTTTAATCCTAACCGGATAGCCGTTTTGGTAAGTGACAATAAGATTGTTATATCCCTCCGTGTCAAGTATCTGCCCGTAGGGTTTAAGCATAAAGCCGGTGGTAGTACCCTGCAGTTCCCCCCCCGGCAGGTTGACGTTACCTGAGGACAGGGCATCGGAAACCTCGTTTATTCCTATCCCCTTACTTGAAAGCGCATGTGGATTAACCTGCACTCTGACGGCATATCGCTGAGTGCCGACAATACGCACCTGTGCAATACCATTTATAGTAGAAAGGTACGGAGTAAGAATGTTCTCAGCATAATCATTAATGGCTGTAACAGGAAGTGTTTCAGAGATCAATCCTATAAAAATAATCGGCATATCACCGGGGTTAACCTTTATGTATGTAGGCGGATTAGGCAGATTTTTGGGCAGCACACCCATAGCAGATGAAATAGCGGCATTAACATCCTGAGCGGCGGCGTCAATGTTTCTCTCCAGAGAAAATTGAATATTAATTGTCGTCTTACCCTGAACACTTGTTGAGACCATAGAGTCAACACCTGAAATGGTAGAAAGCTGTTTTTCTAAAGGCATAGCAACAGTGGAGGCCATAGTTTCACTGTTAGCGCCTGGTAAAATGGCTGTTACCTCTATAGTAGGGAAGTCAACATTAGGAAGGTTATTAATCGGAAGTTTTTTATAACTTATTACGCCAAAAAACAAAATACCGGCCATAAACAGGATGGTCATAATTGGACGTCTTATCCATATTTCGGAAAGGTTCACGGCTATGGGCCTTTTTTAGGTGGCGGGCTTTGCTCCGGTGCCGGCTGTGCCGTGGAGACGTCATTGAATTTTACTGTTAAGCCGTCTTTTAGCTTTATATGGCCGTCGGTCACAACAGTTTCACCGGCAACGATACCGGATTTGATAACAGTTTCGTCTCTTTGCACTCTGTCAACAACTACCGCCCTCAGTTGGGCAGTCATATCAGGTTTAACAACAAAAGCGTAATTACCCTTAAGCCCTGACTGGACGGAAGCGGATGGAACCACGACGGCATTGGGTGTAACTGACAGGTGCATAACAACATTAACAAACTGCCCGGGCCAGAGAAAACCGTCCTTGTTTTCATACTCCGCCTTAAGCTCTATCATACCGGAGTTCTGGTCAACGGAGTTGCTTATGAAAGTGAGCTTTCCCTCACGCGGTGTTTTTTCGTACTTAGGCGGAAATGCCAGCACTTTAAGAGTATTTTTGTCACTAAACTCTTTGATTTCATTGAGAAACCTTTCCGGCACGGAAAACTTGACCAAAATTGGTTGAATTTGGTTTATTGTGACAACTTTGGTTTTATTTTCCTCAACCACGGCGCCTTCCTTGAGGATAAGAGCGCCTGTTTTACCATCAATGGGGGAGTGGACGGAGCAGTAGGCAAGGTTTAGTCTTGCCTGTTTTACGACAGCCTCATCTGACCTTACAAGCTCCTCCTGAGCCTTGTAACTGCTTGTGCTTTTATCGTAATCAGAGCGGGAGACGGCACCTTTTTCAAGTAGAAACGTGTATCGTTGAGCCTCTTCTTTGGCATACGTCAGATTTGCTCTGTCTTTGGCAAGCGTGCCCTCAGCCTGACTGAGTTTCTCTTTGTACGGGGCCGGGTCTATGGTAATAAGTAAGTCGCCTTTCTTTACAAACTGTCCTTCTTTAAAATGAATTTTCAGGATTTTCCCAGGGATTTGCGGTATAAGCGACAGAGAATTAAAAGCCTCTACCGTACCAAATGCCGTTATTTCAACAGGCATGGACTTAGCAACCGCCTTTTGCACGGAAACAGGCACAGGAGGCTGAGCTTTCTTCTGTCCGGTTGCCATATTATTACAGCTTATAATAAATAGAAATATAAAGGCTGAAACAGTTATCCTTATACTTGTCTTTATTTTCATTTTTATCTTAAATAATAAAACATTTTATTAAATAAGATTATAACCTTAATTTATCGGACTGTGTCAAGGTTTAGTTTTATGCTTACCTCCGATGTTTAACAACACAAACATAAAACCTGAACCTAACCCCAGTACGGCAGTGACGCCGATACTATGTAACGCAGGGTGTTTAGCCAAAATCAGTGAGCCAAACCCAAAAACAGTCGTAAGCACTGAAAGTGCTACTGAGCCGAAGGTACGGTCAAACTTATCACTGCTGTCCTGCTCGCTGCTCCACCCCAGCACTACTGAATAGTCTATAACCAGGCCAAACATGAAAATAACCACCAGGGTTGCCATCAGATCAAAGGGCAAGCCGGCAAACCCCATAACTCCAAAGGTAAAAATAAATGCCTGCAAAAGCGGCAAAATAAAGACTCCCGTTGCTTTTATGCTCCTTGTGAAAATAAACACAATCAACAGCAACAAAACCATTGAAGCAGTGCCCAGTTTGATAAATTCAGAAAACATCAGATTTACCATCTTATTTGTAAAGGACTTACCGTCAACGGTAAAGGCAAAGGGCAGATTTTTTTTTAACATTGTATCAAACGACTCAGGTATTTTGGCGTTGCTGCTCCAGAACTTCGTTAAAAGTATTCCCTCTCCCCGCTCGTTTTTAAATAATGACTGAACAAGCAATTGTTTAAAAAAGGGCTGATCATAAAGAGCATCAAGATTACAGTTGTGGTTATCACCTGGAAGCTTCTTTACGTAATCTACAAAAAACTCCGGACGCATTCCGTACTTTGCACATACAGTTTTCAGGTTCTCTGTAAGCTCTTCTTTACGCTGCTGTGTCCAGAAGTTAATCCAGTTTTTAGTGTTTGCCATAAGAGTATTGTCTGAGGGCAGCAGCCAGGCTACAGAAGTATAACCGTCAATGCCCTGCTCCCCTGAGTGCTCCGACAGCCAACGGTCTGTCTGTTCGTTTTTTGAAAATAAATCATTCTGATTACGCTCCCTTACCGCTATGTAGGAGGCATTCATCAATGAGGGAAAGGTCTGTCTGAGCAGATTAAAATCCCGTTGTGTCTCAGAGGAGGCCATGTTTAGTTTTGCAATTTCACCGTCGAGACGGAGACTTTGAAGGCCGGGAAGTGCAACGAGAGTCAGGACAACGGACATTAACCGGAAAAGTCCCGCATACCTGCCTGCAAGGCGGCGAAACATCTCAGCAACAGGCGTAAACGGCACAAGCGGATGACTACCCTCACTTTTGATTTTTACTATTATTACGGGAAGAACTGTCAGCACAAAAACAAAAGAAGCCGTCAGGCAAAGCATCGAAAAGCGGCCGAGCTGCACATACCCCGGGATATCTGAAAACAGCAAAACACTAAAAGCAATCATAGTTGTTACAAAACACAGTAAAAAGGGTCTGGTAACATCTTTAACTATTCCCGTAAGCATTGCCTCATCGGGGGTGTCCATCCGGTCGGCCTTGTATAAGATAATTATCCCGTAATCAGCTACAATGCCTGAAAGCGCCCCCCCCATTCCCAGCACTATAGCCGATATCCCGGGTAAAAAGGCAGATACCGAGGCAGCAAATAAATTACCAAACAAGGCGGGAAGTAGGGCTATGAGAAAAAAATACTTTCTTGCAAATACCAAAAAACACAACAATGTAATACTAACCAGGGAAACAACAGTTATTACAGTAATGTCCCGCTTAACCGAACCGGCATTATAAACGGCAAATCTGTGCCCGCTTAACCATGTTATCGTCACCATATTATTATATTTATCCGTCACAGTTTTAACAGCAGAGTTGATTTCGTTGACAAGTTCAAGGCCTTTTATGGAGTCTGTCATAGAAACACCGGTTGATGCCGTAAAGAGCAAGGTTTGCTCATCAGATGAAAACACTATGCCGTCTTTTATCTTAAGAGAGCCGGAAACTCCATAGAGGCTTTGAAGCCTTTTCAAAAACAGATGGTTAATGCCCAGAGGGTCTTTTTTAACCATTTGTGTAATATACGGAACCGGCGTCTCTATAAGCATCGCCTTTATCTTAGCCATCATTTTATCAATTGACTCCAATGTTAATGCACTACTGAGAGTTGCGCTGTTTAATTCTGAAAAGAAACAGTGGCTATAGGTATTAAGTTTTTCCAACGCCGTATTTATATCATCTATGTCCCACTTGTACCGCACCTGCTCAATGTATCTGCTGTCTTTTAATTTATCCGAGAGACTCTGCGCCGCATCAGTTAAAACATCATCCCGCATGTTTGTCTGTACCATAAAAACAATCTGGTTCGAGTTTTTGAAATTAAGCAACACATCGGCATAGTCCCTTACGGACTTATCGTTCAGTGGTAAGATATTCATTATATCATCACTTAAATGCAGCCCGGAGGATATCCACCCCATAAGGGCAAACATACACAGACAGACAATAAGCACGATGTTGGAGTGTGCGAAGAGTTTTTTCAGAATGTATGTAAGAATCAACCTTACGGCCTTTTTATAAATCAGGAGTCTTGCTGAGTATAATTTTACTGTTTTTCAGCCCTTCTTTAATATCTGTTATGATAAGGCTGAATTTATAATGATATTCATAATTGGTGACTGTTATTTCTGCGGGTATATTTCCTGCCCAGCCTTCAAATTTTTTCCAGCCTTGATATGTAACCCCCCGTGTAAGTGCGCCGCCGGAAATTTCCTTAGAGTCTGCAATGCTGCCGTTTTCATCAAAAGTATATATGACGGAGCCTCTGAGGGATTTAGTAATAAGGCAGTTTATACCACATGCCTGCGCAGTACCCACAGTGTGCAGTGTGTGCAGGATAAGGCTAATATCCCTTACAGGGCCGTTTTTTACCACCTGATGCGGGATTTGTCCCGGACATGCAAGTACCTCTGTTGTATTGTCATTGAACAGGAAATCAAAAAAACGGCTGCCTATCTCCGCCATGCCAAGTGCCCTGAAATTATCTCCGTCAAAAGCCGTATAGCTTACGAAATCAAATTCAAGCTCATTGAGATTGAGCACAACATGTCCGGTAAAGGTGCCTCTCTCAGGCATTGTATTACGTAATTTTGTAAGCAGCCTGAAATGATCCGGAGATAAGTCGTATGACTCAGGAAGTGTCACTTCCTTTGCCACACAAGAAGCCATAAACACCAGCATGGCAAGTAAAATGTAAACAATCTGTTTTTTCAATTTAGCAGCTCCGCAAAAGACAACAACACAGACACTTTCAAAAGATGTGTTGATATTAAGCTTTTTTTCTCCCTTTATTGTCAATTATGTATATACTTCTGAACCTTATACTATCGCGGGCAAAACAGGACAGTAAACATCAGTAGAATGACCACGGATTTGGAAAAGGTTCAGAGATAAGCTCTGCTTGAAACTCATCGGACTTTATGAGTTCTGTTACCTGTTCGATCTCCTGATGCAGAGGTCTATCTTCTATAAGCTTAGGGAAAACGCTTCTGATAAGTGACCACATTTTTTTATAACCCTCTCCCATAACAGAGCTATCCCCTCTGCAGTCTGCCGCCTGTACCAGAGCCATGGCT
The Nitrospirae bacterium YQR-1 DNA segment above includes these coding regions:
- a CDS encoding efflux RND transporter periplasmic adaptor subunit, translated to MKIKTSIRITVSAFIFLFIISCNNMATGQKKAQPPVPVSVQKAVAKSMPVEITAFGTVEAFNSLSLIPQIPGKILKIHFKEGQFVKKGDLLITIDPAPYKEKLSQAEGTLAKDRANLTYAKEEAQRYTFLLEKGAVSRSDYDKSTSSYKAQEELVRSDEAVVKQARLNLAYCSVHSPIDGKTGALILKEGAVVEENKTKVVTINQIQPILVKFSVPERFLNEIKEFSDKNTLKVLAFPPKYEKTPREGKLTFISNSVDQNSGMIELKAEYENKDGFLWPGQFVNVVMHLSVTPNAVVVPSASVQSGLKGNYAFVVKPDMTAQLRAVVVDRVQRDETVIKSGIVAGETVVTDGHIKLKDGLTVKFNDVSTAQPAPEQSPPPKKGP
- a CDS encoding efflux RND transporter permease subunit: MNLSEIWIRRPIMTILFMAGILFFGVISYKKLPINNLPNVDFPTIEVTAILPGANSETMASTVAMPLEKQLSTISGVDSMVSTSVQGKTTINIQFSLERNIDAAAQDVNAAISSAMGVLPKNLPNPPTYIKVNPGDMPIIFIGLISETLPVTAINDYAENILTPYLSTINGIAQVRIVGTQRYAVRVQVNPHALSSKGIGINEVSDALSSGNVNLPGGELQGTTTGFMLKPYGQILDTEGYNNLIVTYQNGYPVRIKDIGQAVDGVEYKKQRAWFFANGQAKRGIFLLVNRQPGTNTVELANKIKSLMPVLKASMPASMDMAIFYDQSLFIKESIDDVQFTLLLTIFLVIVVIFLFIRAVRPTLIPSLSVPLSLIGTFAVMDLMGYSLNNLSLMSLTLAVGFVVDDAIVVLENIVRRMEMGEDPMTASLNGSKEIGFTILSMTISLVVVFIPIMFMGGIIGRLFREFSVCITSAILFSGLVSLTLTPVMGSRFMGAITHTHGRLYQYSEAFFKRMIDFYSHTLKWVIYHRKYTLIFLVFIVFGTVYLAQAVPKGFIPTQDQNFFRVFSIASDSISFENMVKHQEALIKLILEDPDIKEAKGASAAGFPGDTGGIIFVGLKDKEERKSSVDEIINRLRPKLNQVPGLIVSLVNPPLITIGARITSAQWQYTLQTTDIDELFKYGSQTEENLRKLPALTDVRSDLQMRKPAIEVIIDRDKASKLGLTLKQIQDAFYSAYSDRQVSTMYTTTNQYYVILELAPEYQQSPELLSLLYIKSSNGKLVPLSTVAQIRHTVSPLSINHIGQVPAATVSFNLKPGYSIGSAMEDINKLAKETLPATITTGFQGSAQAFKKSFSSMGFLLIVTVVIIYLVLGMLYESFFHPLTILTALPLAGFGSLFALWMFNKELDMYAYVGMIMLIGIVKKNGIMMVDFALDAERNEGLTAEESIFKACQIRFRPIMMTTMAALFGTLPIALGIGAGGEARQPLGICVVGGLFFSQFMTLYITPVFYIYVDKFNSWISHSKGTVVRG